In the Lytechinus variegatus isolate NC3 chromosome 17, Lvar_3.0, whole genome shotgun sequence genome, GCTCAGGGGAGACAAACTTAGTCTACAAATGTTTAGTATGCTAATTCCAgttttatacatatacatatacatatacagcGAGAAAATATTTAATCAATCATTAGATTTATGATATCTCTTATTTCCGTGTACATGGTGTAAGCCAAGTGAATACAAATACTACTTAACTCATTGACAAAAGTCCTTTAATCAGTTTTACCCAcctcatcaacatttttttcattttcccccttattcCGGCTCagttacatttcatattcaattctttaaagaaatatcatttgtttataatttgtttcttattttattcatgcaagCTTATGAATGACTGACTTTATCCCCACAGAATCATATTGTGGTTACAACTATCCAATATTACTGTTATCCCATGTATAAAATTATTCTAATCTTctcctttcttaatttacaacatataacatttatttatttcattacttttatatgtcattttgttatagcaattgttattgtatatattttgtattttaccttgTACAGAATTtcgcaattcagcctttggctgcgatgaagatttctgaataaaccatttcaatttcaatttcaatttcaaatgtagacccacatctgcagtgtgtgtacctcagctgattcaacgagtctgcatagcagactaggtctactgaggcaaGAATTCCAAAGAAGAAGCAGACtctgaaatggctcgcttcgctcgccctttcaggctggtttccttcgcaaaccagtagcagatcccacctcatgagccattcagagtctgcatagcagactaggacAAACTGTTCTGACATCCCCACCCCCCTTGAATAGCTTGAAATCATGTATTTACACCTGTTAGACAGGTAATTAGATGCTGGTGTTTACACTTACCCATTCTCTTTTTACGGTTAGCATCTTTCCTTCTATTTGCAAACCAATTGTAAACTTTGCTTGGATTTACTCTGCTGTGTTCAGGAATATCGTTACCtggataaaatgaaaataattcaaaaaaaaaaaagcttgacaaaaataaatattgtgagAAACATGATTATGACCGCTAAGGTACCTTGCAATAAAATACAGGCCACTTTTTGTCACAGCTTATAGTAGTATTCTTGGAATCTATGCTCTATTTATATATCTAGtgtctttgaatttttttttaaacaaccaaacttaaaggggaagttcaccctgacaaaaactttattgtaaaaatagcagaaaaaataataaaaatattgccgaaggtttgagaaaaattcatcaaataattaaaaagttattagaatttcaattatttgatttgtgacgtcatatgcgagcagcactcctacatagtgaatggtaaaaaatcaatgaaatgtcgttttctcagaaaattgaaaatggttttcactctaccttttgtatatcaatagacaaatcatttcacacccgatcatgaatagaaaacaaaattaagtcatcaggaaccatgcaaaatttgaaattaatgcattttatattacataacacatggggcagctgctcgtttatgacgtcacaaatccaaaactttgaactctaataactttcttactctttaacggattttcctcaaaccttcaccaatattgtttattattttttctgctatttttgcaacaaagttttcttcagggtgaacttccccttaaaaGTAGAATAACCCTTTTATGTCAAAATAAGGCAGAATAATCAGTAAAAATGCCACTTCATAATGTTGGTGCAAGAACGCCCCtagcaaaatatttttgtgcACCGCATCGGTGCAGAAGCACCCTTACACAATGCACTAATGCGTGCTGCTTAGGCCATTTTTGCATGCATGCGAAGCACGAAAGTGTGGTGTTAAGGGTGTTCTTGCACCGACAGGACATCTTGGTCTACACCCACTTGCATAATGTCTGTTTGGTTTCAACCGAATAGGTCTAATCACTTTAACTCTCACCTGAGGCTTCTTGCATAGCATTACACGCATCCGACAATCTGATACGTTCCATGTCGTTGGGGTACGGGTTCTTCTTGAAGTACGCCTCCAGGACTTTCAGGCAGTTGTCCTTCCAGACAAACCTCTCCCTCCGCTTGCCCGCATTCGCAGCGGAGTTGTTGCCCGTGGACTGGGTCGGAGCCTGGTAAGGAGCGTAACGAGGCTGCAGAGGGCGGACTCGATGCTGGCTGATGTGCGGGGAGGAAGCAGAGTTGTCTTGTTCTGGTGTACTGTTAATGACACCTACAAATGGAAATGAAAGAATGAGAACAAAATTCACATGAAGTCATATCACTCAATGAAACTTTCCAAAATGAGACAACTAAGTCTTGTGGCATTTGCCTGCACTCTAGCCACATGAAGAACCCCCAATACTAATTCAGTACTGATTGAAAGTAACCAATTAGACAACAGCAAAAAGGCAGAGAAacggtggcagcagtgggatcgAAAATACTTAAACTTAAAAGGAAAGTTGGATTTCATCTTACTTCTTCAATATGGTCTAATGGAGTAAGTTAAGTCAGTTTTAGCCATGAGATATATGATAATTATTGTGTAGGGGACAAACTACCAAATTCCAACATCCAAAAGATATGACCCAGAGCTCAAACCTTGGATTCAGTACTGAATCAGTATTTTAATATTTATGAAACATTcccctatactactactacatgtactactactaataataataatcttaatTGAAGTAATAATATAATCATAACAATAGTGACAACTCAAGCTAAAGACAGGAAATAGAAGCTGTGCTTTCAATAATCCAGCAATGAAGATTACATTGTAACAAATATTACCAAGGACTTCAAGCTCTCTTCTTTTGGCAAGATACCAGCGATACAGGATGGCCTGGGTGCTCCTCCGCATCACGTAACCGTGGAGAAGGAACTGGGAGATGTAGCTTTGACTGATACCGGTAGAATGGGATATGAGATTCTGGGAGAGACGATTGCGGGTCAGGAACTCCTTGATATCTTCTTTCACGTTCATATGACCTTTCCTGCACGAATACAAGTAAAGTCCACATAATTCAACTTTCTGTAATTcacataatgaataatgaagtaATTTGAAGTAATCTATCAAACTAGACAATGTACTTCCACAGCACTTCTGTAGCATTCAAATCAAAGCTCTCATGAATTAGTTATGTTTCAGAGTCCCAAAAAATTTGACTTAGGCAAAGTTGCCTGTACCTGTAATTTTGACctacacaaaaaaatacataaaaaactAAACACAACCAAAAGAGAATTAGAGAAGGTGTAATGTAGGATCAAGTTTCAGAGAGCAGGATATAGTAAAATAATCTTGACAGATGCCTTAAAACTGTATGGGCATTGGGCAGAGGAGATTCAATCCATAGACCTCATGGTCAATATTCTATTAAAAAACAGGGGTTTACTTAATCCTACACCAAATTACTGTAGACCACACCTTTACCTGGTGCCCTTTGCCACCTTTAGAATTCAACAggaaaaaatcatttcaatcatgCAGTAAGATGTTCtttcaaataatcaaatttgcTACAAAATGTGAAGAATGTGATAAGAGAATATAATAGAATcaaaatgatttataattttagatttttttttataaatattgaagAAGGTGATGAAACTCAGCATTCCATAGAAGTGTGGTCTAAAATCCTTGTTTAGTCAGGGATCAATTCTTGGTTTTAAGCTTTtccatcccaccgctgccacaaGTTCTCTGGTTGTTttgctgttgtttttttgtttgaatttaatACCTCTTGTCCTCTGTTTACCAATTATCCTGAAAACATAAATACAGGCGATTCAAATTTCCCTCACTACAATCTGTTTCCATTACTAATCTTACTCTCcttgtttttctctcttattGATTCAGCGGAATAAACGTTCGAAAGATGTAGCAGTATCCATTTTCCATTTGTTTAACCTATAAAAACAACAGTTCAGGCCCTGCTGATATAAGttgcatgaaaataaaactaGTATATAGGGAGTAACTGCAGTTGTATCACAGTAAACTTCTTTCATCAAAAACCATAATTTCTATGACAATCAAAGTACATCTATGGTAAGAAAAAGCCATTGCAATATCTTGGGTTGAGTAACAAgataacattgttttttttcataagttgGTAGCCACTGTATGTGCTACTAAAATTCTGCAATTTGATTGACCAAGAAAATTCAGTCACAGATTATCAAAAATTTGTAGATGGTATTTGAATGAAGTTCAAGAAATAGGGCtgagatataggcctattcctACCTAAAGAGAGCTTCCACTTCCTCGTTGGTAACATGGAATTCATCACCACTGCCTCCTCTGACTCCATCAATACCATCCCCGTTCTCCTGGAATCCATGTCCTGCATTGGAGAGGAGGGTCACCAGGGAGGTCCTGTTCCCAGGAGATGCCGGCTCCTGGCCCAACCCGCTCGTGGTGTCCAATGACGAGTTCCTGTTCGTCACTGTCAGCTGCTGCGGGGCGTGGTAGCTGCTGATTGGTGGAGAGGCAGCAGAGCTGACGATGGGCTGATCCATTCTGGATGGGAGGGGTCCCAACTCGGAATCCATCTTCGCCATGGTGTCGCAAGCGTGGATGATTTCATCTTTGGTTAGTCCGGTGCGGACGAGACGTCGCAGGAGTTCTATCTGCTCGATGGTGTATCGAGGCTCAGACAttgttatctggaaaaaacgaaatgtaataaaatgaaatacaagatCAACAACATTATTCATTATTGggaaaaatcaataaacaaagTAACATCAACTTAAATTGGTACATTTATGTATAACAGATGCAcatgtgtaggcctataacAGCACTTATTTCTTATTAAAGGGATACAgaaaccaagaataaaaacTTTACTTCACTTGCAGATAGAGTTCTAAATAAGACAAGTCTTGAACATTTTAATTAGCAGAAACAGTGATGAAAGTGGGTTGAAATTCAGGAAATAAAAGACCTAATTTAGATCATTTATATAATAATTGCAAAAAAATCAGGTAaatacattgaaaattgaagGATAGAATGAAATTtggaaataagaaatatttttcaaagccACAAGAATAGAAATTGATGGATATAGAAattgatggatagatagatagatagatagatacatagatagatagatagatagatagatagatggatactagagacagacagacagacagacagacagacagacagatagatagatagatagatagatagatagatagatagatagatagatagatagatagatagatagagagagagagagagagaaagaaagaaagaaagaaagaaagaaagaaagaaagaaagaaagaagaaaaaaagaaaaaaaagaaagataagaaaaaaagaaaaaaagaaagattgaaaaaaagaaaaaaaaagaaagagagaaagaaagaaagaaaaaatacattgaaaattacattaaaaattgaaGGATAGAATGAAATTtggaaataagaaatatttttcaaagccACAAGAATAGAAattgatggatagatagatagataggtaggtagatagatagatagatagatagatagacagatagatagatagacagatagatagatagatagatatagatagagaaagaaagaaagaaagaaagaaagaaagaaaaaaaagaaaaaaagaaagaaagaaaagaaaaaagaaagaaagaaagaaagaaaagaaaaaagaaagaaagaaaggaaaggaatgaaagaaggaaggaaagaatgaaagaaaaagaaagaaagaaagaaagaaagaaagagaaaaaaaaagaaagtcaaTTTGTCTTTTTTACAAACTTTGATGAAGTCTGAAGtcagatttaaaaacaaatatcaaaatgatatatttttcttcatactaCACCAGAATGTCATCCATGCCAGcagatcaaaataaaatatataaagtaaAAGAACCCCCATTCTACACGTATGATATCAGAAGTAACCCATGCATAAAATATCTATTACCCCCATTACCCTAGCTGATAAAGAGATATGGAACATATATCATATATTCTCCATCAATGCAAGTACAAAACAGGAAACTTTGAAATCTGCAATCTAAATTTTTTGTGTGGACCAAACATTACTATACTTTTAACTACAATTTAATATGAATCATCACTGGTACAgttatatcaaaatatattttacaaatatttccgTTCTTCTTAATATCATCTGTGactccaaaactttttttgctcattagtgGCGCACTGAAAACATATGCACACACACAGAGCTAGAGTGTGCATGTATGTTCGCTTTGCATTGTGGCATTGTGTATACGGGCGTGCAATATGCATACAAAATGGCACccaaagaaattcataaaaaatgatatgatttcatTGCCATATTGGAAAAGCCACACCCTTAAAATCACATAAAGCGACGGAGAACAAATGTcgatttcaagaaaaaaaagaagatcatTGAGAATGTATCGTCATCTAGAAAATGCGTAATCCATTTTTTAGAAATTTACGTATTTTATGCGATCTTGCGTTCAAGATCCGGCGCACTGTGCTTCAATTTCTGCAACTAGCTTGTAGAAATCGCTCTTGCACACAAGCGAAGCGCGGAGCCTGCGCTCATGTACAATACAGTATAGTTGACCCGATACGTTACTACTGCGTCGAGCTAGTTGAACAAAGAGGTTAGCGAAAATGGTCTGACAAAACCTTCCTTTACTCACGACAAGACGTTTAAAATCCTGAAGAAAATATCCCTGAACTTCCTCAGCCTTGTAACATCGTTAATATTTCTACTGGCAAGACGCAAACTGGTCCAAAAGAATTATTTTCCTGGGTTAAACGTCTCGAGTCCCCCTTGATTGTCGAAGATGGTAACTCGTTTACGCGTTTACCAGCCAGCCAACCAGCGGTTTGTAAACATGGATTATGTTAATGACGGCTTAGCTAAACGCCGGGCGCTACTCTGTCAAAGGTTATTCGGGCATTCCCCCAAAAAGCGGCTGCTACGGATGTTTTGCAGGCGTTTAAAACCACATTTTCATGGGGCTAGTCTAACGTTTTGATTCGAAATTGTTGAGGTAAAGCTTCAGGAGGCCAACTTAAATACTTTAAGTCGAAATCTTcgataaaatatattttcagttaCCAATTCGATCTGTATTTCACCCTGTTTTTGTTTGTATGTTTGTTTCATCGATCATCAATATTTTgctatattttcctttgttgtttttttatgttcttaTATCAATTTCATCAAGGGGTCCCTTCACAAGCTCTGCTTCCATATGGGGTCCCATTAACCTTTCatatatgttatatttttgCCAACCTTtgtactatatatatatatattcacttgATTGGTTTGAATAAACTTATATAGAGTAATAAGAACAAATTAAAGCGACTTAAATTGCATAATAATAAAGTCACAGTCATTTGCAGCGGATGGTATAACATCtataataatcatgaagatgatcgatgatcatgatgatcatgataatactaataattaatgatcaacaataataattgtaTTAGCAGTGGTATAGTAGtatgcagtagtagtagtagtagtagtagtatagtagtagtagtagtagtagtagtagtagtagtagtagtggtggtagtataTAGTATGTAATTAGTGGTATTAACAATATAAAACCAATGATGTATAGAGAGGGGAGGGAGAAGGAGAGCCGCGAATAAtcattgttttatattgttaaATTTACATTCATTATATCAATAGGCCTACCATCGACATAGATAGATAGGCAGATCGATACtgaggtagatagatagatagatagatatagatagatagatagataggataGGATAGATAGGATAGGATAGATAGACAGGataggatagatagatagatagataggatagatagatagatatagagatagatagataaatagatagatagatagagatatatagatagatagatagatagatagatatagatagatatagatagatagatagatgagatagatagatagataggatagatagatagatagatagatagataggatagataggatagatagataggatagatagatagatagagatagatagattatttattcattttcatctcaATCAACGTTATATGATATTTCGTGAGAAAAACCTTTTGAGAAAAGCCTCCCGCGCGGCGCTCCCGGCCGGTCGACCCGCGCTTgcaattattacatgtatttggtaTAACATACAGTGGTGCATGCAGTGGTCATCTGTCACCTCATCGGAACTGAAAGAAAGGACtaaatttttcacattttcaaagaGACTcctgtaaaataatattttgagaactcAAGCTATTGATTTGACTTCGCAAGTACCGAGATTGACTGAAAATGTCGTAAGGAAGGAACTATGTAATCTTTCTCACATTTTTTTGTGGACACCAGAGGCAGAGGTGGAGATTTGAGAACGAAAAATTTCGTGTACCGCCTGCCGACACTGTGGGCCTGGACTTTTTACGTTATCCGCTGGTTTTATTGTTGACGCGACGGCCGGCGGCGGCTAACGAAAATGTGTACGAATGATCGATGCAGGCTTTTGTTTTTTGGgcgaaatatttattgtgactTGTGAAGATCTACCGTATGTGACAAAGTTAAGATGGCAGAGTCAGAAGGGCATGGCGCATTAACTCTGTGGGATCTTCGAAGCTATACAGATGATCATGATCTGCCTTCTCCAGATCCAGCTCCATCTGCTACCACAAGCCCTGCAAAGCCAAAGAAGGCTGCATCTTCAGTTCTACTTCGACGCCTACTTGCTGGAGAAgaatatcatcatgataattttCGTAGTCGTACTGCAAATCACTTGTGGAATGATGGTCCTGGGGTCGAATCTGTAC is a window encoding:
- the LOC121431330 gene encoding homeobox-containing protein 1-like, encoding MSEPRYTIEQIELLRRLVRTGLTKDEIIHACDTMAKMDSELGPLPSRMDQPIVSSAASPPISSYHAPQQLTVTNRNSSLDTTSGLGQEPASPGNRTSLVTLLSNAGHGFQENGDGIDGVRGGSGDEFHVTNEEVEALFRKGHMNVKEDIKEFLTRNRLSQNLISHSTGISQSYISQFLLHGYVMRRSTQAILYRWYLAKRRELEVLGVINSTPEQDNSASSPHISQHRVRPLQPRYAPYQAPTQSTGNNSAANAGKRRERFVWKDNCLKVLEAYFKKNPYPNDMERIRLSDACNAMQEASGNDIPEHSRVNPSKVYNWFANRRKDANRKKRMAGETIITRNVSHDDDSMPEVDYIDGSSADLTNDGDMTGELEDDPNNGSMMDHMGGDDSHQDPAEVATQLVEVNNSIMTLMKAVEERTDDPQVKTEADT